aaagagtttttttgtttttgtttctccttcCTTTTTAACGTAAGAGATCATCTGTTGTGAATAAGAGAGGTGCAGTCACCAAACTGGGCGTCAGTAGGCGGATGGAGATCAAAGACATAAGAGGTTGGTCTGGAGACTAGCATNCTCGACGTCTCTTCAAACCCATCGAGACACGTGTCTTCATCCGTGAGCGCTGCGCTCAGCCACGTGGCGAGATCGCTCATCTGCCGCTGAAACTCGTCGGCGTTCAGTGTCCGGAGAACGGCGAGTGACTTGTACAGATTGTCCAATGAGTCCACGAAAAGCTCACGGCAGTCCGATAACGCGATCCTCTCGCGTTCGTCCGCCGCTGAACCCCGCGTTTTGAGCAGGATTCTCAAGATCCGTTTCGTGTCAGTTATCGTCACCGCCACGCTAGCTCGCGTCCACTTGCTCGTCTTGTTTCTCGCCACGATTGCAAACGGCCATAGCGTTCGGACGCAGAGCCGCTGGTACTGCGTTACGCTGCACGCGTTTCTTACGTATGTGCTGTACCGCGTTACGCTGTCCTCTGTGTTGTTCCTATTACTGGAGGCTAACGACGGATTTGGGCTTACTgcaataacaagaagaagaataagaagaagagtaaacGTGATAGATGAAGAAGTCATCTTCTTAAATTTTCGATCCAAACGCTACTTTTTATGAAATTGGGACGATGTTTTAGTAGTAGAtacagagggagagagagatagagagatgttATATCTTATATAAGGAGCCTATGTGAGTAACATTTAACCTTTTTAAATTAGGACGTgaaaattaagtttataataaaatatggagtttttgaggtaaaaaaaaaaaagagtagtagTATATCAGGCGGTTCGTTCTCTTGTAGTAATCATTACAAACGGTTAAGCGTTATATCGATGGATTTAATCAGCCATCTATGCTATTGCTATGGTGTTTGTTTTgaattctgttttttctttcttttactatttttagtaAANNNNNNNNNNNNNNNNNNNNNNNNNNNNNNNNNNNNNNNNNNNNNNNNNNNNNNNNNNNNNNNNNNNNNNNNNNNNNNNNNNNNNNNNNNNNNNNNNNNNNNNNNNNNNNNNNNNNNNNNNNNNNNNNNNNNNNNNNNNNNNNNNNNNNNNNNNNNNNNNNNNNNNNNNNNNNNNNNNNNNNNNNNNNNNNNNNNNNNNNNNNNNNNNNNNNNNNNNNNNNNNNNNNNNNNNNNNNNNNNNNNNNNNNNNNNNNNNNNNNNNNNNNNNNNNNNNNNNNNNNNNNNNNNNNNNNNNNNNNNNNNNNNNNNNNNNNNNNNNNNNNNNNNNNNNNNNNNNNNNNNNNNNNNNNNNNNNNNNNNNNNNNNNNNNNNNNNNNNNNNNNNNNNNNNNNNNNNNNNNNNNNNNNNNNNNNNNNNNNNNNNNNNNNNNNNNNNNNNNNNNNNNNNNNNNNNNNNNNNNNNNNNNNNNNNNNNNNNNNNNNNNNNNNNNNNNNNNNNNNNNNNNNNNNNNNNNNNNNNNNNNNNNNNNNNNNNNNNNNNNNNNNNNNNNNNNNNNNNNNNNNNNNNNNNNNNNNNNNNNNNNNNNNNNNNNNNNNNNNNNNNNNNNNNNNNNNNNNNNNNNNNNNNNNNNNNNNNNNNNNNNNNNNNNNNNNNNNNNNNNNNNNNNNNNNNNNNNNNNNNNNNNNNNNNNNNNNNNNNNNNNNNNNNNNNNNNNNNNNNNNNNNNNNNNNNNNNNNNNNNNNNNNNNNNNNNNNNNNNNNNNNNNNNNNNNNNNNNNNNNNNNNNNNNNNNNNNNNNNNNNNNNNNNNNNNNNNNNNNNNNNNNNNNNNNNNNNNNNNNNNNNNNNNNNNNNNNNNNNNNNNNNNNNNNNNNNNNNNNNNNNNNNNNNNNNNNNNNNNNNNNNNNNNNNNNNNNNNNNNNNNNNNNNNNNNNNNNNNNNNNNNNNNNNNNNNNNNNNNNNNNNNNNNNNNNNNNNNNNNNNNNNNNNNNNNNNNNNNNNNNNNNNNNNNNNNNNNNNNNNNNNNNNNNNNNNNNNNNNNNNNNNNNNNNNNNNNNNNNNNNNNNNNNNNNNNNNNNNNNNNNNNNNNNNNNNNNNNNNNNNNNNNNNNNNNNNNNNNNNNNNNNNNNNNNNNNNNNNNNNNNNNNNNNNNNNNNNNNNNNNNNNNNNNNNNNNNNNNNNNNNNNNNNNNNNNNNNNNNNNNNNNNNNNNNNNNNNNNNNNNNNNNNNNNNNNNNNNNNNNNNNNNNNNNNNNNNNNNNNNNNNNNNNNNNNNNNNNNNNNNNNNNNNNNNNNNNNNNNNNNNNNNNNNNNNNNNNNNNNNNNNNNNNNNNNNNNNNNNNNNNNNNNNNNNNNNNNNNNNNNNNNNNNNNNNNNNNNNNNNNNNNNNNNNNNNNNNNNNNNNNNNNNNNNNNNNNNNNNNNNNNNNNNNNNNNNNNNNNNNNNNNNNNNNNNNNNNNNNNNNNNNNNNNNNNNNNNNNNNNNNNNNNNNNNNNNNNNNNNNNNNNNNNNNNNNNNNNNNNNNNNNNNNNNNNNNNNNNNNNNNNNNNNNNNNNNNNNNNNNNNNNNNNNNNNNNNNNNNNNNNNNNNNNNNNNNNNNNNNNNNNNNNNNNNNNNNNNNNNNNNNNNNNNNNNN
The Camelina sativa cultivar DH55 chromosome 6, Cs, whole genome shotgun sequence genome window above contains:
- the LOC104793758 gene encoding 21 kDa protein-like isoform X2 → MTSSSITFTLLLILLLVIAVSPNPSLASSNRNNTEDSVTRYSTYVRNACSVTQYQRLCVRTLWPFAIVARNKTSKWTRASVAVTITDTKRILRILLKTRGSAADERERIALSDCRELFVDSLDNLYKSLAVLRTLNADEFQRQMSDLATWLSAALTDEDTCLDGFEETSSRSWTVRMVQRKATKCMQLCSNALALLNKLSYDGL